In Glandiceps talaboti chromosome 16, keGlaTala1.1, whole genome shotgun sequence, a single window of DNA contains:
- the LOC144447494 gene encoding monocarboxylate transporter 13-like, which yields MSVTKKIKQSWRDSSVNPPKMWKYVIVLCNFIVTTFCIGLNYGLWIMVDELRAYFKDYRYYAPRDEVDTKWMVYINVFMVNITGPIAGLLANRYGHRFIAFLGAALSTFGLFISGFTKSVGFLCFSYGIVTGAGFGLVLVPSLGMLPRYFPKRYTIANAIAFIGTSMSIFFFPPLFRCVAEKYGRRSVFFILACLNAQLMVVVMLLRNIHRKPPADLENIPPTNSTNESTQRNFQERMSQKLKNLARDLDLKLFKESPPFCMLVVAMFFIGIGHNIVILHLVSHAKSMGFTDNQSEFLMQMCGVGMIAGQIIHGLLSLGLHFKARLTMFGFSLVIVALVALLSSLPDTLAGHVALAALIGFLSGVYFPLIIIVVRHFILPLDAWRITAAFGIALPLFGLGALIGLPVGDTLNESFNNHNSSYFLAGVALMISAIMMISLPKLREQQRKKLHITEIEMDNQDEVDSAAAPPGNYGAVNQSNAMDENYQALDKSSVTNDNYQALNQSDNSTINQSGASAAASPQHTEGKPTDNGKDNTEETKTDEDSNKVNKDEVEGEKEEENQDTKM from the exons ATGtctgtaacaaaaaaaataaagcaGTCTTGGCGGGATTCCTCAGTCAACCCACCAAAGATGTGGAAATATGTGATAGTTCTGTGTAACTTTATTGTGACTACATTCTGCATTGGTTTGAACTATGGTCTATGGATAATGGTTGATGAACTGAGAGCCTATTTCAAAGATTATCGATATTACGCACCACGAGATGAAGTAGACACAAAATGGATGGTGTACATCAATGTGTTCATGGTGAATATCACTG GTCCCATAGCTGGTTTATTGGCCAACAGATATGGTCATCGTTTCATTGCCTTCTTAGGAGCTGCTTTATCAACATTTGGACTATTTATTTCTGGTTTTACAAAGAGTGTCGGATTCCTGTGTTTTAGTTACGGCATTGTAACAG GTGCCGGATTCGGACTCGTCCTAGTTCCATCTCTTGGTATGTTGCCTAGATACTTTCCAAAACGTTACACCATTGCAAACGCCATTGCCTTCATCGGAACCAGTATGAGTATTTTCTTTTTCCCTCCCTTATTCCGTTGTGTAGCAGAGAAGTATGGCCGTCGCTCAGTCTTCTTTATTTTAGCTTGCCTGAATGCACAGCTGATGGTCGTTGTCATGTTACTGCGTAACATTCATCGCAAGCCTCCAGCAGATTTAGAAAACATCCCTCCAACAAATAGCACCAATGAATCAACACAAAGAAACTTTCAAGAAAGAATGTCTCAGAAATTGAAGAATTTGGCAAGAGATTTAGACCTTAAATTGTTTAAGGAGAGTCCGCCATTTTGTATGTTGGTTGTTGCCATGTTCTTCATCGGAATAGGACACAACATAGTCATCCTCCATCTTGTATCACATGCCAAGTCCATGGGATTCACAGACAACCAATCAGAGTTCCTGATGCAGATGTGTGGTGTTGGCATGATTGCTGGACAAATCATCCATGGTCTCTTATCACTCGGTCTACACTTCAAAGCGAGGCTTACTATGTTTGGATTTTCTTTAGTCATCGTTGCCTTGGTTGCTTTGTTGAGTTCATTGCCTGATACGTTGGCTGGTCATGTAGCTCTGGCTGCGTTGATCGGATTCCTGAGTGGAGTTTATTTTCCGttaattattattgttgttagaCATTTTATTCTGCCACTTGATGCATGGAGAATTACAGCAGCATTTGGAATAGCCCTGCCATTGTTTGGTCTGGGTGCATTGATTGGTTTACCAGTAGGAG ATACTCTGAACGAGAGCTTCAACAACCATAACAGTTCTTACTTCCTGGCTGGGGTAGCGTTGATGATTTCTGCCATAATGATGATATCGCTTCCAAAACTACGAGAACAGCAACGTAAAAAGCTGCATATCACAGAAATAGAAATGGACAATCAAGATGAAGTAGATTCTGCTGCAGCACCACCTGGTAATTATGGAGCTGTCAACCAATCAAATGCCATGGATGAGAACTACCAAGCTTTAGACAAATCAAGTGTCACGAATGATAATTACCAAGCTTTAAACCAATCAGATAACTCAACTATAAACCAATCAGGTGCGTCTGCTGCAGCCTCTCCTCAGCATACTGAAGGAAAGCCTACAGACAACGGGAAAGATAACACAGAGgaaacaaaaacagacgaagATAGCAATAAAGTCAATAAAGATGAAGTTGAAGGTGAGAAGGAGGAAGAAAACCAAGATACTAAAATGTAG